The Acidimicrobiales bacterium sequence ACGAGGCCGATGGTGAGCGCGCCCTTGCGGCCGAACCGGTCGCCGAGCGCCCCGCCGGTCATCAGCAGGCCGGCGAACACGAGGCTGTAGCTGTCGACCATCCACTGGAGCTGGGTGGAGGTGGCCCCGAGCTCGCGCACCAGGGTCGGCAGGGCCACGTTCAGGACGGTGTTGCCGAGGATGACCATCACCAGGCTGAGGCACAGCACGCCGAGCGTCCACCAGCGGCGGGGGTCGGGCTCGGTCACGTGCGGGGATGGCGCTTCGACGGGCACGAGCGGGGCAACGGGTGCGGCCCGGCCGTCATTCCTGGTCACCGGTCACGCCCGGGCCGCCACGTGCCGCGTGTAGGCGCCGAGGAGGCCGGCCCAGGCGTGGGGGCCGACGAACCGGGCGACGACGTCGGGCGGCAACCGGTCGAGGCCGCGGTGCTCGAGCACCACCCTGGTGCCGGCGTCGACCGGGGTGAAGCGCACCTCGATCTCGGTGGGCGGCTCGGGCGGGAGCCAGCGGCTGCGGTAGGAGACGAGCAGGCGGCGGCCGGGCTCCCAGGCCAGCACCCGGCCGATCTCGAACCCGTCGCCGGTCGCCTCGTCCCACACCTCCACCCAGCGGCCGCCGACCCCGGGCTCGATGCGGATGCCGACGGCCCGCTCGGGGTCGTTCCAGCTCCACGGCCCGCCCACGTACCAGTCGCCGATCTCGGCGGTGAACACCTCGAAGGCGGTCAGCGGGTCGACGGCCACCTCGACCGTCCTGGCCACGCCGGCCAGCCGGGGCACGTCAGTACCCCGGCGCCGGCTGCCACAGGCTGAACGGGACCCCCTGGTCGTCGACGCAGGCGGCGTGCCGGCCCGACGGCGACTCGCCCGGCTCCTCGGCCTTGCCGCCGAGCGCCTCGACCGAGCGGACGGCGGCGTCGAGGTCGGGGACCCGGAAGTAGAGCCGGTGCCCGCCGGGCCCGTCGGCCGGCGACAG is a genomic window containing:
- a CDS encoding SRPBCC domain-containing protein, translating into MPRLAGVARTVEVAVDPLTAFEVFTAEIGDWYVGGPWSWNDPERAVGIRIEPGVGGRWVEVWDEATGDGFEIGRVLAWEPGRRLLVSYRSRWLPPEPPTEIEVRFTPVDAGTRVVLEHRGLDRLPPDVVARFVGPHAWAGLLGAYTRHVAARA